DNA sequence from the Deltaproteobacteria bacterium genome:
AGGCGCGGGACGGATGCGGAGCTGGTCGACCGACAGCTCGGGACCGAAGGTCACCGCGAGGAGAATCCCGGTACCGGAAGCCGTCTCGCCGCCGCAACCGAGCGCGGAGAGCGCGGGCCCCACGAGAACGCAACAGACGAGGAATCGCGACATCGGATCGCTCCCTACGGCTTGGAACGCATCAGCACCTTGGGCTGCGCCTGGTGCTCGGGAACCCACACCTCCACCACGTTCTGCTTGCGGTCGTAGCGCAGCCGCAGGCGGGGACGCTTCGGCGCCACCCGTCGCGGCGCCGCGGGTAGTCGCGGGGCCTCCGCGTGCAGCCGCAGGCTCGCCACCTGGTCGTCGAGCGCCTGCACGCGCTCCCGCAACCGGACGAGCTCCGCGCCGGCCGCCACGGACTTCGCCTCTCTCGTCGGGCTCGCCTCGCCCCGCTGCGGCGCGACCTGAGGCGCCAGGGGGGTCACGGCCGCCTTCGCCACCTCTTTCGACGCGGTCCGGGCTCGCAGGAGCCACGCGCCCGACACGACTGAGGTGGCCAGCAGCGCCCCGCCGAGAGCGAGCCCCCAGCGCAGCCTTCCTGGCCGGCTCTGGAGCGGTGCCGGTTCCCCGCGAGGCTCCCCTTCCGCTCCGTCGGAAGCCAGCTCCAGCACCGAGCTGCTCGTCACCCTCCCACGGGGCTCCGCAGCGACCGGTACCTCCGCGGCTGGCGGCGCGCCGACCGGGAGCTGCAACACCGTCTCCGCGGCGAAGATCCCCTCCGTGACCGCGCCGAGCGCCGGATCGAGGACCACCTTCTGCTCGCCGATTTTAGCCTTCCCGTTCCAAAACTGCGTGGCGGCCGCCGGGCTCTCCTCGGCCGGCGGCGCGGCGCCGGGAGGCATAATAGTACCTCCGCTCCATAACTGCGTGGTCCCCGCAGCCCGCTGCGCGTTCTCTCGCTCTCGACTCGTCGGCATCTGTCCCTCCGCGCGCTAGCGCCCCCTGAAGTCCAGCGTGAAGTCCGCGCCGCTCGGCTGCGCTCCGCCCCCGCTCCCGCCCGCCGTCCCGGCCACGACCGCCGCCGTCACCGTACCCGCGAGGACCGCCGCGCCGATCCCGACCCAGAAGGGCCATCGGCGATAGAACGGCCGCGCCCGGCGCGCCTCCGCCTCCGGCGGAACGACCTGCGCCCCGAGCTCGAGCCGCGCCGCCCCCACGAACTGCGGCGACTGCGTCGACGGCGGCGACTGCGGCGACTGCGGCTGATCGAAGCGCCCCGTCGCAGGCCCCGGCTCCGAGGGCGCACCGACCGGCGCCGCGGGCAGCCGCACCGCCCCCACGTCGAGACACGGCCCCAGCTCGAGCTGGGAGCAGAGCGCGCGCACCGCCTGCGCATGCCTCTCCCCTCCGTGGCGCGCGAGATATCTGCGATACAGCCGATACGCCTGCGGTCCGTCGCCCACCTGCCGCGCACACTCCGCCATGTTGTAGAGAAAACCGCCCTTGCCGCTCAGGCGGTAGCCCCGGTCGAACTCCGTCAGCGCGCGCCGGTAGCGTCCCTGCCGCACCAGCCGTTGCCCTTCCTCCCAGGCCGCGAGCGCCTGCGCCGCGGGCTCGGCTGCCTTCGCACGGCTCATCCCCGTGCCGCACGTGAGGAACACCCCCAGCGCCACCCACCGCGCTGCGCAGCGTCGGCGATCAGGCATGGGTCCCCTCCAGCCTCGCGCCTCGCGTCGCCCGTCCCAGCTCCTCCTCGAACGGCTCTGCCTCGAGCCCGCGACAGGCGGCGGCCACCACGCGCGCGGAGGGGGGCCGCGCCTCCGGGCGCTTGGCCAGCAGCCACAGGCAGAGCTCGCTGAGCGGCTCGGGGACCCGTGCCACGCGCGCCGGCGGCGTCGGCGCCTGCGTCCAATGCAGCTGCATGAGCTCCATCGGCGACCGGGCCTCGAAGGGGCGGCGCCCCACCACCAGCTCGTAGACCATCACGCCGAGCGCGTAGAGGTCGCTCCGGCGATCCACCGGCAGCCCGGCCGCCTGCTCGGGAGACATGTACGGCGCGGAGCCCCAGACCATCCCGCTCTCGGTGAGCCGCGCCACGTCGAGCACGAGCGCGTGTCCGAGGTCGAGCAGCTTCACCCCGTCGGCGCGCGTGGGCGTGGCTCCGACGAGCATCACGTTCTCCGGCTTGAGGTCGCGGTGCACGAGCCCCGCCCCGTGGACCGCCTCGAGCCCGTCGGCCATCGCCGCAGCGAGGCGCAGCGCCTGGCGCCAGGGGAGCGGCCCCTCCGTGAGGCGCGCGCGAAGCGACCTTCCTTTGACGAGCTCGGTGACGAGGTAGGGCTCTCCCCGCTCCGTCTCGCCGGCGTCGAGCAGCCGCGCCACCGACGCGTGCTGCACGCGACCCAGGCTCTCGGCCTCCTGGCGCCCGCGACGGAGCGGCGCCGTGGCCTCGTAGAGCTTCAGCGCCCCCTCGAGCTCGCCGCGTGCTGCTCGGTACACGGTGGCCAGACGCCCCTCGGACAGCGTCTCCACCAGCCGCCAGGGCCCCACCTCGCGCCCGAGCCGCGGATCCCCGCCCTCGGCGAGCGGCGCTCCATCCAGAGGACAGCGCGCGGGAGTCCCGCGAAAGCTCGAGCCACACTGAGGACAACGGCGCATCCTTCACTCCTCGAACGGGTTGACGAGCTTCGCCTTCGATCGCGCGGGGACGTGGAACGGATCGTCCCAGCGCTCCCCGCGCGCGCTCCCGCGGCCCTCCTTGGCCCCCCGGCGTGGACGCGCCCGGCCGGCGCCCTTCGACCCTTCCACGGGAGGGGAATATGATCTTTGCGTACTAGAAGGCTCGCTCTCATTGAGCCGAACCAGGAGCGGCCCCTGCTGCGCCGGATCGAGCGCCGTACGCGTCGTGACGAAACCTGGCTTGCGCAGCTCGACCTCGATGGCGCCGAGGCCTCGCGGCAGGCGCAGTCGCATCGGGGTCTTTCCCACCGGCTCTCCCTCGAGCAGCACGGTGGCCCCCGCCGGGATGGAGGTGACCTCGACGAGCGCCGGCTCGGACTGTCGGGGCCGGCTCACGAGGGCCCGCACGGGCTCCGTGCTCCTGGGCTGCCGCGCAGAACTCCCTCCGGAGAGGCTCCAGGCGAGAACGACTCCGACGAGAGCCAGCCCGCCCCCGATCGCCGCCAGCACCCACCACCGGCGCGTGAGCTGCGCCACCCGCGCCGGAAGCGGCGTGAGCAGGGTCGGAGCCTCTGAGAGCTCCACGAGCGAGCGCGGCAGAGCGCCGACGAGGTCCAGCACCGCGCGAGGGCCCCCGCCCCCCACCTCCGCACCCGCGAGAAGGGACGCGAGCTCCTCGGGGCTAGGCCGCCCCGAGGCCGCGCGGTCCAGCATCCGTCCCAGCGCCTGCGCGACCGCCGGGGGGAGCCCAGCCACCTGGCCCGGCAGGCTCGGAGCCACGCGCGTGAGCTTCGCCGTCAGCACGTCGGAGGTGCTCCCCACGAAGGGAGGGCGCCCCGCGAGGACCTCGAAGAGGAGCGCCCCGAGGGCGTAGACGTCGGCCGCGGGCCCGATCTCCTCGCCCGCGATCTGCTCGGGGGCCGCGTAGAGCGGCGTGCCGATGCCGATGCCGAGCTCGGTCTGGTGCGCCGCGCTCCCGCTGTGGGCGAGGAGCTTGGCGATGCCGAAGTCCAGCACCTTCACCACGAGGCGCCCGTCCACGCCGCCGAGGTGCACGTTGTCAGGCTTCAGGTCCCGATGCACGATTCCCGCGGCGTGCGCGGCCGAGAGGGCGCGCAGCACCTGCAGCGTGATCGTCCGCGCGGCCTCCCAGGGCAGAGGTCCCTGTCGGCGCAGGCGCTGCCCCAGGCTCTCCCCCTCGAGGAGCTCCATCACGGCGTAGTCGCGTCCGTCGGGGAGCTTGCCGAAGTCGAAGATCTTCACGATGTGCGGGCTGTCGATGCGATTGACCGCCTGTGCCTCGACGACGAAGCGCCGCACGGCCTCGGCGTTCTGGCACATCTGCGGGTGCAGCACCTTGACCGCCACGCGCGAACCGATCACGGGGTGCTCGCCGAGCCAGACGGCGCCGAGGCCCCCGCTCCCCAGGCGGCGCACGAGCCGGTAACTGCCGGCGCGCGTCCCGGCCAGGTCGGCGCCCACCTCCCCCACTACGGCTCCCGCCGCCGCGAGTCGCTCCTCCACGTCCTGGGCCGAGACGGGCCTCCGTGCCGGGTCGGCCGAGAGGCAGCGTGCGACGAGCTCTCCGAGAGGCCTCGGCAGGCGGGCGAGCTGCGGCAACGCCACGCTGACCGGATCGCCCGAGAGCTTCTCGGCGATGAGCTGGGCCGGGGTCTGCGCCTGGAACGGGAGGTCACCGGTGAGGAGCTCGCAGGCGATGACCCCGAGGGCGTAGAGGTCCACGCGGTGGTCCTGCACGAGCTCGCCGCGGAGCTGCTCCGGCGGCATGTACGGGGTGGTGCCCACGGGAATCCCGGTCGAGGTCACGCGGTCCTCGCCCCCGGCCAGGCGCGAGATGCCGAAGTCGAGCAGCTTCACCACGTCGCGCCGTCCCGACGGCTCGGTGAGGAGCACGTTCCGCGGGGTGAGGTCGCGGTGCACGACCCCCGCCTGATGGGCACACGCGAGCGCGCGGCAGAGCTGCTGCAAGATGGGGATCGCCCGTTCGGCGGGCATGGGGCCCTGCTCGTCGAGGAGCCGGAAGAGCGTGGTCCCCGAGAGGAGCTCCATCACCAGATAGAGGAGGCCGCGCTCGTCTCGACCGAAGTCGGTGATGTTCACGATGTGATCGTGGGAGAGCTGGCTGCAGAGCTGCGCCTCGCGGAGAAAACGCGCCACCTGATCGGCGTCGCGCGTGAAATCGGCCCGCAGGATCTTCACCGCCACGCCCTTGCCGAGCAGCGTGTGCCGGGCGGCGAAGACCATCCCCATGCCCCCCTTGCCGAGGAGCTGGGTCAGCTCGTAGCGGCCCCCCACGACCGCCCCCGCGGCGCAGAGCGCGCCGTCCGCGGGGCAGAAGAGCTGGCCGTCGGGCCACGGACTCCCGCACGACGGACACCGCGCCGGCGGCAGCGGCGGAGGCGGCACAGGCGCGCGAAGGTGGGTGCGTTCGGCTTCGGCCAAGAGAGCTCGCTCCAGCGGCGGCGAGTTCATGCACGCCCCGTACCAGGGCGCAGGCAGCCGGGCGCCACGCCGCTCTTGTCCAGACAGCGATAGACGAAGGAGCGCGACACGCCGAGCTCCTGGCTGGTCTTGCGCACGTTGCCGCCGTTCTCGCGCAAGGCCGCCAGGACCCACTCCTCCTTGGAGCTCGCGCGACGCCCCACGCTCGCCACGCCCCCGGCGAGGAGCTGCACCGGGAGCTGCGCCAGCTCGACGGTATTTCCCTCTGCCACCACGGCCAGCATGCGCAGGACGTTGTCGAGCTCGCGCACGTTCAGCGGCCAGCCGTAGCAGGCGAGCGCCTCCGCAGCCTCGGTGGACAGCTCGACGCGAGCACCGGCGCGACCGAGGAGGAAGCGCGAGAGCAGCGGCAGGTCCTCCACCCGTTCGCGGAGCGGCGGGAGCCGAACCTCGGCCTCCGAGAGGCGCGCGGCCAGGTCGGCCCGAAAGCGACCGGCCTCGATGTCCCTCGGCAGGTCGTGGTTCGTGGCACAGAGGATGCGGCAATCCACGCGCTCGGCGTGCACCGCCCCCACGCGACGGAGCTCGCCGGTCTCCACGGTGCGCAGGAGCTTGGCCTGGCTGGCCGGCGGCAGCTCGCTCACCTCGTCGAGAAAGAGGGTGCCACCCGACGCCGCGTGAAAGAGCCCGGGCTTGTCGCGCGCCGCGCCGGTGAAGGCGCCCCGCAGGTGACCGAAGAGCTCCGACTCCACGAGCGCCTCGGGGAGTGCGGCGCAGTTCACGGCGATGAAGGGCCCCTGGCGCCCGCTGAAGCGGTGCAGCTCTCGGGCGACGAGCTCCTTGCCGGTCCCGCTCTCACCGGTGATGAGGACCGCCAGGTCTGCTGGCCCGAGCAGGCGCACGAGCCGCCGCACTCCCGTCAGGCTCGGACCGCCGACGAGCGCGCTGTCCGCGGCGAGGATCCTCGCGCTCGACGCGTCCTGGCCGCGAGAGACCAGCCGGAGCACGAGCTCCCCGATGCGCAGGATGTCTCCGAGCTCGAGGGGGGCGGAGCGCCCGCGGTCCACCGCGCGGCGGTTCACGTAGCAGCGGTTCTTGCTACCGAGGTCCCAGAGCTGCAGGCCCCGCTCGGTGCGCTCGATGCGAGCGTGCTCCCGCGAGACCGAGGCGTGGTCCAGCACGACCGTGCAGCTCGGCCCGCGCCCGATCAGCGCCGGAAGCTGCAAGAGGGAGTGCTCGCCGTGGACGGGGTGAAGCTGGGCCAGCTCCAGCGCCTGAGGCTCCGGCCGCGGCTGAGCGGCTACGCGCAGGCTCGTCTCGATCGCCTCGTTCATCGGTTGCCTTCCTCGCTCCGCGGAGTGGTCGCGACATGTAACGACATGGATCTGCACATACGGCCCTTTGGGACCGACCTTCCCGGCCGGCGCGCCCTGGCGGTCCGGCCGCGGTTGGCGGACCATCGTGGTAGGCTCCGGACAGGAGAAGCGCGATGGCCACGACTCCCCCATTGACGCGTCGGCTGCTCCCCACCAGCGCTGCCTTGCGGCGCGCGGGGCTCTACGCCCCGGGCGAGGACCCGGCCCTGAGCCGTTTCGCGCGCGTCGCCGTGCGCGTGACCCGGGCCCACGCGGCGGCGATCACCCTGCTCGACGACGAGCAGGTCTACGTGAAGGGGCACGCGGGCCTCGCCGCGGACGTCCCCGTCTACGAACCCTTCCCCCACGGCCAGAGCCCCTGCGCCGACGTGGTGGCCACCGCCTCACCGCAGCTCATCTGCGCCCTCGAACCCGGAGCCGAGCCCCCCGTCCACGGCCTGCTCGGGCGCCTCGGCATGGCCTCGTACGCCGGAGTCCCGATCCCGCTCCGGCACCATGGCGTCTCGGGCGCCCTCAGCGTGCTCCACCGCGAGCCCCGCAGCTGGACCGAGGACGAGATCTCGCTCCTCACGGAGCTCGCCGCCTCGGTGGGGAGCGACCTGGAGCTACGCGTCGAGCGCGCGGCGCTGGACGCCGCCACGGTCCGCATGAGCACGATGATCGACAGCCTTCCGGCCGCCGTCCTCGTCGAGGACGACTCCCGTCACATCCATCAGGTCAACGCGCGGTTCTGCGCGCTCTTCTCCGTGCCTCTGGCGCCCGAGGCCCTGGTCGGCCTCGACTGCGCCGGCGCGGCGGAGCAGTCCAAGGGACTGTTCGTGGACCCCGAGGCCTTCGTACAGCGCATCGAACAGCTCCTGCGCGCCCGCCTCGCCGTGCACGACGACCTGTTGCAGATGGTCGACGGCCGGTGGCTCGAGCGGGACTACCTGCCGATCTACGTGGGGGGGGCGTACAGCGGGCACATGTGGATGTACCGCGACGTGACCGAGCGCGAGCGTTCCAAGGAGCTGCTGCGCCAGCAGAGCCTGATCGACGAGCTCACCGGCCTCTACAACCGTCGAGGCTTTCTCACCCTGGCGGAACAGCAGCATCGGCTCGCCGAACGCCAGCGCCGTCCGCTGCAGCTGCTCTTCGCCGACCAGGACGACCTGAAGCAGGTGAACGACCGCCACGGCCACGCGGCCGGCGACCGCGCCCTCCGCGAGATCGCGCGCGCCCTCCGATCGAGCCTGCGCGGCTCGGACATCGTGGCCCGCATCGGCGGCGACGAGTTCGCGGCCCTCCTCGTGGAGTCCACCGACGGGCGTCGCGCGGTCGAGCGCTTCGAGGAGTTGCTCGACAAGCTCAACGCCGCCGCGGCGCTCCCCTTCCGCCTGGCCGTGAGCGTGGGCCTCGCCGCCTACGACCCCTCGAACCCCGAGACCATCGAGGCCCTCCTCGGCCGCGCCGACGTATTGATGTACGAACGCAAGCGCAGCCGACGCCCCGGGACCGGCCCCTTCACCCGCCCCTGACTCCGCCCCCCTTCTCGGTGGCGCGCGTCCCGGCGTCCGTCGCCAGCCCCTCGACGCGGTAGAGAGGGACGGCCTCGCCGAGCGCCTCGAGCATCAGCGGCTGCGCGGGCCGCGTCTGCACTCTGCCGCGCACCTTGTTGAAGGTGGCCTCGGCCAGCAGCAGCTCGCCCGGCCTCGCCAGGCGCTCCGTCTCGCTCGCTACCTCCACCACCGCCCCGAGCACCGTATAGGACACGCGCCGCGCCGAACCGAGGTTGCCCGCCACGGCCCGGCCCGTGGCGACCCCCGCGCGAAGGCGCAGCGCGTGGGCTCCGCTCGCCGCCTGCCGCCGGGCCTCGGCCTCGACGGCCGCCCGTGCCGCGAGGACCGCTCGCACCGCCTGGAGCTCGCCGTCCGGAGCCGGCTCGGGGACCCCCCAGACGGCCTTCACGCGGCCTCCGTCCACGCGGTAGATCACGCCGTCGTGGCGGCTCACCGCCTCGATGACCGGGGCGAGATACTCGTTCAGCAGGGCCAGGAGCGGCCGCGGGGGGAGCTCGAAGCTCAGTTGATCCACGCCGACGAGCGAGAGGAACGCGACCGTCACCGGCCCCTCCTCGGGGGTCAGCTCGAGCGGATCGTCCACCTCGGTCAGGCGCTTCATCACCGCCGGAGCGAGATACGGCGCGAGGGACTGCTGCTGGTGCCCCGCCTCGCGGAGCGCCCGCATCATCTGATTGAAGGACTGGGCGAGCGAGGCGAGCTCGTCGCTCGAGCGGACCTGCACCGTCTGCTGCAGATCCCCGTTCGCCACCGCCTCCATGGCCCCGGCCAGCCGCCGGATCGGCGACGCCAGCCGGCGCGCGAGGACCACGGAGCCGAGGGCCCCGAGGAGGAGCCCCACGCCGAGGATCACGACCCCGACCTGCGTCTGCGCGCTGATCTGCTGGTCGATACGGCGCAGGTTGAAGCCGAGCCGCACCTGTCCCCCGGGGACCGGCAGCGCGTACTCCTTGATGCGCTGCCGCCGGTCCACCTTTCCCGCCGCCAGGGCCTCGAGGACCTGCTTGCGCCCCTGCTGCACGAGCTCGGCGTACGTGGGGTCGAGCGCGGAGAAGACCCGCGGGTTGAGCGACCCCTGCTGCAGGGCGCCCGCCTTGTCCAGCTCGACGGCGTAGACCAGTCCGGTATCGACGCGGTCCGAGCTCTCGACGAAGCTCACGATCGGCTCGAAGCTCAGCCGGCCGTCGGCGCGGCGCAGCCCGGCGAGCACCTGCGACAGCTCGCGGTCTCGCGCCACGAGCTCCTCCTCGCGCGCCTGCCCGTACCGGAAGACCAGGACATAGGTGGTAGCCCCGGCCACAACCAGGACGAGGAGCGCGCTCAGCAGCGCGAACTTGACGGAGAGGGAAAAGCGCAAGATGGCCCCTCGGCCCTCACGCACCGTTGTCGTCGACCGCGGCCCGTGGACCGTCGGGCCGGGCCTCGATGACCATCAGATCCACCCCCGCCTCGACGCTCTGCCCCTCCGGCGCGCCGAGCTGCTTCACCGTCCCGTCCACCACGCTACGAAGCTCGTTCTCCATCTTCATCGCCTCCACCACCACGAGCCCCTGACCGACCGTCACCTCCTCCCCCGCCCGGACGAGGTACTTCACGATCTTGCCCGGCATCGGCGCCGGCAGCGGAACCAGGCCGTGCGCGTGTCGCCGCGCGAGCCCCCCCTCGACGGCTCGGCGCGCCAGCTCCCGTTCGTCGAGCAGCGTGACCGTCGTCGCACCGTCGGGGGCGTGCACCACCAGGCTCCCCTTCGAGCCCCGCTCGATCACCAGGTCGTGCACGGCGTCTCCGACGCGGAGCTGGTAGCCCGTCGCGCCCACCGGCTGCGCCTCGACGACGAGCTCCGTCTCCCCGATGCGAACGGTGAAGGTCCGCTCATCGGCGGACTCGACCGTCACGGTGCGGTCTTCGCCGTTCACCACTGCTGTGTAGTCGGTCTTCATCGGGGCGGGAGTATAAGCACCGGATTCGTCGCTTGTCAGCAGCCGTGGCTGGCGCGAGCCGAGACGGGACCGCGGACTGTCGGTCAAGGGTGCCCGGGGGAATGGTGACACTGGCCAGGGGCGGTGGCCGAAGTCGTGCAGCCGGGGGATGGGCCGACGCGCGAGAGGTGGTGGGGGGGAGCGCGAGCACCGGCGAACGCATGCGGGGGACGAGCGAGAACGCGAGCGGCAGTGGGCGCACGCGGAGGGAGGGGGCGGATCGGTGCGACGGGGCAAATTGCTGGCGACGGGAGGCGGGCGAGAGCGCGGGCGGCGGTGGGCGCATGCGGGGGGTCGTGGTGGATCGGTGCGGCGGGGAGGGGTTTATGCTGTTTGTGGTTTTGTTCGTGCAAGGAGATCGCTTGACGTCAGACCAGCACTATGCTAGTATTAGCCTTATTCATGTTGGACAACAAACGCAAGACCTCCTCGGTCGGTGGCCGTATCTCTGGCGCGCGTTCGCCGGCGGGTTCTGCGAAGCAGCTCCCACTTCCTATGCGGGAGGCGACGGGCTGGGGCGGAAAGCGCGAGGGCGCGGGGCGGAAGAAACAGCCGGGCAGCGGCCTCCCCCATCGGATGCGGCCGCTGCTCGCGAGCCGCTTCCCGGTGCACGTGACGATGAAGGTCGTGTCAGACCTGCCCAACCTACGGGCCAAGCCGCAGCTCCGACTGATCGAGGGCGCATTTCGGGCGGCGCTCGGCCGCCACGGGCTCAATCTCGCCCACTACTCGATCCAGAAGAACCACCTGCACCTCGTGACGGAGGCCAAGGACCGGGACGTGCTCATGCGAGGGCTGCGTGCGCTGGCGATCCGGCTGGCGCACGCACTGAACCGCACGGTGGGCCGCAAGGGGCAGGTCTTTCGGGACCGCTACCACCAGCACATCCTGAAGACCCCGAACGAGGTGAAGGCTGCCCTCGCGTACGTGCTGAAGAACGCTTCACACTGCACCTCCTCGCTATTTGGGCGGAATCGTAAGGGTCAGCTGCTCGGAAGAATGCACGACTCGGTCCTCGTGGCTCGGACGAGGCTTTTTCAGGATGCGCTCGCGCACCTCCGGACGGAGCAGTTCGTCTCGCCGGAGAATCCGAGGGCCCCTGGGTAGCGGCCGCTGTGCTGTGACCACCCCACGGTTGATGGCGCGGAGCAGGGTGACGTCCGAGACGCCGACGAGCTTGGCGGCATGGTTGAGCGTCAGCCACCCCTCGGCTTCGCATCGCTCGGCAGAGAAGGCCGGGATGTCACGCGCGTGCCGTAGGGATGCGACCAGAGATCGCGACCACCGATTACCTTGCGTCGTGACCAGACCGGCCTTGCCCAGCCAGTGAGCGGTGCACTCGTCGTCGCCTATGAGCGAGAGCATGCGAATGGCCTCCACGACGTCAGCCGGCGTGCGGTTGCGGTTGTAGCCCCGGCGGCGTTTGGTGGCGCGGATCTCGGTGTGCACGCCGCCTTTCCAGTGAATGACCAGCGCGATCTCGGAGCTGTCCTCGTCGAGGTCGACGACGATCTCCTCGATGAGCGTTCGCATGACGCGCTTTTTGAGCCGCACGTCGGTTGCTGCGTTGTTCCACAGCCGAGGGAGGTCGGCGCCCAAGGACTGGAACGTCTCGACCGTCGGAATATCAGCTGCTGCTCGTGACCCCGCAACGGCTTCCTCCAGACGAGCTTCGAGGTCCCGCACCGCTTCGAGCGTGTCGTTCCAGCGACGCTCGAGCTCATCGGCGACCAGCCGGTTGGCGGGATCGACCGCGTCGAACTGCCGGGCGGCGCGCTCGGCCGCGTAGCGCGCCGCCTTGAGCTGCAGACGCAGCGCCTCGAGGGCACCATCGTGCGCCTGCTTTTCATCGGCCGCCGCACGCAAGGCCGCCTCCGCTGCCGCCGGCTGCACGACTTCGAGCACAAGTGCGGCGACACGATCGTCGACCTCACGACCGGCGAAATTGATACACGCCGGATCCGCAAACGCATCGGTTCGCCGGCTGCACGTGTAGCGTACGAGCCTGAGGCCCTGTCCGCTGTAGCTGACCATCAGCTTCTGGCCGCAACGCCGACAGCGGAGCAATCCAGCGAGCAGGGCGCTGCCCTTCTTGGCCGCTCCGGGTTTGGTGGTTCGAAGGCGTTGCGTGTTTTTGGCGAGCATCTGTTGCA
Encoded proteins:
- a CDS encoding serine/threonine protein kinase, producing the protein MNSPPLERALLAEAERTHLRAPVPPPPLPPARCPSCGSPWPDGQLFCPADGALCAAGAVVGGRYELTQLLGKGGMGMVFAARHTLLGKGVAVKILRADFTRDADQVARFLREAQLCSQLSHDHIVNITDFGRDERGLLYLVMELLSGTTLFRLLDEQGPMPAERAIPILQQLCRALACAHQAGVVHRDLTPRNVLLTEPSGRRDVVKLLDFGISRLAGGEDRVTSTGIPVGTTPYMPPEQLRGELVQDHRVDLYALGVIACELLTGDLPFQAQTPAQLIAEKLSGDPVSVALPQLARLPRPLGELVARCLSADPARRPVSAQDVEERLAAAGAVVGEVGADLAGTRAGSYRLVRRLGSGGLGAVWLGEHPVIGSRVAVKVLHPQMCQNAEAVRRFVVEAQAVNRIDSPHIVKIFDFGKLPDGRDYAVMELLEGESLGQRLRRQGPLPWEAARTITLQVLRALSAAHAAGIVHRDLKPDNVHLGGVDGRLVVKVLDFGIAKLLAHSGSAAHQTELGIGIGTPLYAAPEQIAGEEIGPAADVYALGALLFEVLAGRPPFVGSTSDVLTAKLTRVAPSLPGQVAGLPPAVAQALGRMLDRAASGRPSPEELASLLAGAEVGGGGPRAVLDLVGALPRSLVELSEAPTLLTPLPARVAQLTRRWWVLAAIGGGLALVGVVLAWSLSGGSSARQPRSTEPVRALVSRPRQSEPALVEVTSIPAGATVLLEGEPVGKTPMRLRLPRGLGAIEVELRKPGFVTTRTALDPAQQGPLLVRLNESEPSSTQRSYSPPVEGSKGAGRARPRRGAKEGRGSARGERWDDPFHVPARSKAKLVNPFEE
- a CDS encoding serine/threonine protein kinase, with product MRRCPQCGSSFRGTPARCPLDGAPLAEGGDPRLGREVGPWRLVETLSEGRLATVYRAARGELEGALKLYEATAPLRRGRQEAESLGRVQHASVARLLDAGETERGEPYLVTELVKGRSLRARLTEGPLPWRQALRLAAAMADGLEAVHGAGLVHRDLKPENVMLVGATPTRADGVKLLDLGHALVLDVARLTESGMVWGSAPYMSPEQAAGLPVDRRSDLYALGVMVYELVVGRRPFEARSPMELMQLHWTQAPTPPARVARVPEPLSELCLWLLAKRPEARPPSARVVAAACRGLEAEPFEEELGRATRGARLEGTHA
- a CDS encoding adenylate/guanylate cyclase domain-containing protein, giving the protein MREGRGAILRFSLSVKFALLSALLVLVVAGATTYVLVFRYGQAREEELVARDRELSQVLAGLRRADGRLSFEPIVSFVESSDRVDTGLVYAVELDKAGALQQGSLNPRVFSALDPTYAELVQQGRKQVLEALAAGKVDRRQRIKEYALPVPGGQVRLGFNLRRIDQQISAQTQVGVVILGVGLLLGALGSVVLARRLASPIRRLAGAMEAVANGDLQQTVQVRSSDELASLAQSFNQMMRALREAGHQQQSLAPYLAPAVMKRLTEVDDPLELTPEEGPVTVAFLSLVGVDQLSFELPPRPLLALLNEYLAPVIEAVSRHDGVIYRVDGGRVKAVWGVPEPAPDGELQAVRAVLAARAAVEAEARRQAASGAHALRLRAGVATGRAVAGNLGSARRVSYTVLGAVVEVASETERLARPGELLLAEATFNKVRGRVQTRPAQPLMLEALGEAVPLYRVEGLATDAGTRATEKGGGVRGG
- a CDS encoding sigma 54-interacting transcriptional regulator, producing MNEAIETSLRVAAQPRPEPQALELAQLHPVHGEHSLLQLPALIGRGPSCTVVLDHASVSREHARIERTERGLQLWDLGSKNRCYVNRRAVDRGRSAPLELGDILRIGELVLRLVSRGQDASSARILAADSALVGGPSLTGVRRLVRLLGPADLAVLITGESGTGKELVARELHRFSGRQGPFIAVNCAALPEALVESELFGHLRGAFTGAARDKPGLFHAASGGTLFLDEVSELPPASQAKLLRTVETGELRRVGAVHAERVDCRILCATNHDLPRDIEAGRFRADLAARLSEAEVRLPPLRERVEDLPLLSRFLLGRAGARVELSTEAAEALACYGWPLNVRELDNVLRMLAVVAEGNTVELAQLPVQLLAGGVASVGRRASSKEEWVLAALRENGGNVRKTSQELGVSRSFVYRCLDKSGVAPGCLRPGTGRA
- a CDS encoding zinc ribbon domain-containing protein, which codes for QQMLAKNTQRLRTTKPGAAKKGSALLAGLLRCRRCGQKLMVSYSGQGLRLVRYTCSRRTDAFADPACINFAGREVDDRVAALVLEVVQPAAAEAALRAAADEKQAHDGALEALRLQLKAARYAAERAARQFDAVDPANRLVADELERRWNDTLEAVRDLEARLEEAVAGSRAAADIPTVETFQSLGADLPRLWNNAATDVRLKKRVMRTLIEEIVVDLDEDSSEIALVIHWKGGVHTEIRATKRRRGYNRNRTPADVVEAIRMLSLIGDDECTAHWLGKAGLVTTQGNRWSRSLVASLRHARDIPAFSAERCEAEGWLTLNHAAKLVGVSDVTLLRAINRGVVTAQRPLPRGPRILRRDELLRPEVRERILKKPRPSHEDRVVHSSEQLTLTIPPK
- a CDS encoding diguanylate cyclase, yielding MATTPPLTRRLLPTSAALRRAGLYAPGEDPALSRFARVAVRVTRAHAAAITLLDDEQVYVKGHAGLAADVPVYEPFPHGQSPCADVVATASPQLICALEPGAEPPVHGLLGRLGMASYAGVPIPLRHHGVSGALSVLHREPRSWTEDEISLLTELAASVGSDLELRVERAALDAATVRMSTMIDSLPAAVLVEDDSRHIHQVNARFCALFSVPLAPEALVGLDCAGAAEQSKGLFVDPEAFVQRIEQLLRARLAVHDDLLQMVDGRWLERDYLPIYVGGAYSGHMWMYRDVTERERSKELLRQQSLIDELTGLYNRRGFLTLAEQQHRLAERQRRPLQLLFADQDDLKQVNDRHGHAAGDRALREIARALRSSLRGSDIVARIGGDEFAALLVESTDGRRAVERFEELLDKLNAAAALPFRLAVSVGLAAYDPSNPETIEALLGRADVLMYERKRSRRPGTGPFTRP